A single Endozoicomonas sp. NE40 DNA region contains:
- a CDS encoding exodeoxyribonuclease VII small subunit has protein sequence MPEKNQGFAFEKSLSELESLVQQMESGDLTLEQSLKAFEKGVRLTRECQQALTEAEQTVQQLLDNNGQLETRPFEPLEGEEGK, from the coding sequence ATGCCAGAAAAAAACCAGGGCTTTGCCTTCGAAAAATCGCTCAGTGAGCTGGAATCTTTGGTTCAACAGATGGAATCCGGAGACCTGACACTGGAACAGTCTCTCAAAGCTTTTGAAAAAGGCGTCAGGCTCACCAGAGAATGCCAGCAGGCTTTAACCGAGGCAGAACAGACGGTACAACAACTGCTGGACAATAATGGTCAACTGGAAACCCGTCCTTTCGAACCTCTTGAAGGAGAGGAAGGAAAATAA
- a CDS encoding carbon starvation protein A, which yields MVSFSCALLALITGYVLYGSVVEKAFGADSTRTTPAYELTDGVDFVPLSWPKIFLIQFLNIAGLGPIFGAILGALYGPAAFIWIVFGCIFAGSVHDYFSGMMSLRHEGKSIPEVVGIYLGSHVRQFMRVMSIVLLLLVGVVFMVGPASLLSNLGFDGVFADKSFWLAVIIGYYFVATILPVDKLIARIYPLFALALLFMAVGIAVMLVFNDLPVPEVGTASNHPAGLPVWPMLCITIACGAISGFHATQSPLMARCIPNETVGRRVFYGAMVAEGVVTLIWAAAAMAFFPNGIEGLSDVLDKGGPSLVVNEVAIGLMGSFGGMLAILGVIACPITSGDTAFRSLRLIFADMLNIRQIHIFHRLVLAVPVFVAGYLLTLVDFSIIWRYFAFSNQALATVVLWTAAVYMVTQDRNFWIPLAPAVFMTGVCSTYILMAPEGLAVSSSVAWPAGVLVALTAGLLFILKASGKRQQSDEMDLAFSP from the coding sequence ATGGTGAGTTTTAGTTGTGCCTTATTGGCATTGATAACGGGCTATGTATTGTATGGCTCAGTGGTGGAAAAAGCGTTTGGGGCCGACTCTACACGAACAACACCGGCTTACGAGCTAACAGACGGTGTTGATTTTGTTCCTTTAAGCTGGCCAAAAATCTTTCTGATTCAGTTTCTTAATATTGCCGGACTTGGTCCAATATTTGGTGCCATTCTGGGGGCGTTGTACGGTCCGGCAGCGTTTATCTGGATTGTCTTTGGCTGCATTTTTGCCGGTTCGGTTCACGACTATTTCTCTGGCATGATGTCGCTTCGCCATGAAGGCAAAAGCATTCCGGAAGTGGTAGGCATTTATCTTGGCTCACACGTCCGGCAGTTTATGAGGGTTATGTCTATTGTATTGCTGCTGCTGGTCGGAGTGGTCTTTATGGTGGGGCCTGCGTCACTGCTGAGTAATCTGGGCTTTGACGGTGTGTTCGCTGACAAGTCATTCTGGCTGGCGGTTATTATTGGTTACTATTTCGTTGCCACTATTTTGCCGGTCGATAAGCTGATTGCCAGAATCTACCCCCTGTTTGCACTGGCGTTGTTATTTATGGCGGTGGGGATTGCTGTCATGCTGGTCTTCAATGACCTGCCGGTACCAGAGGTCGGAACGGCTTCCAACCATCCTGCCGGTTTGCCGGTATGGCCGATGCTGTGTATCACTATAGCCTGCGGTGCCATCAGTGGTTTTCATGCGACTCAGTCACCTTTAATGGCACGGTGTATTCCCAATGAAACCGTTGGTCGACGTGTATTTTATGGTGCAATGGTTGCTGAAGGCGTCGTGACGTTGATATGGGCTGCTGCGGCCATGGCCTTTTTTCCGAACGGCATTGAAGGACTGTCGGATGTGTTGGATAAAGGCGGTCCGTCACTGGTGGTCAATGAAGTGGCGATCGGATTGATGGGAAGCTTTGGTGGCATGCTGGCTATTCTGGGCGTCATCGCCTGTCCGATTACCTCAGGCGACACGGCTTTCAGAAGCCTGAGGCTGATTTTTGCTGATATGCTGAACATCCGTCAAATTCATATCTTTCACCGGCTGGTTCTGGCAGTTCCGGTTTTTGTGGCGGGTTACCTGCTGACGCTGGTCGACTTTTCAATTATCTGGCGCTACTTCGCCTTTTCCAATCAGGCACTGGCTACAGTTGTTTTATGGACAGCAGCCGTTTATATGGTCACTCAGGACAGAAACTTCTGGATTCCTCTGGCTCCGGCTGTGTTTATGACCGGAGTGTGTTCAACTTATATTCTGATGGCGCCTGAAGGTCTTGCGGTGTCCTCATCAGTTGCCTGGCCTGCCGGTGTGCTGGTTGCTCTGACAGCAGGTCTGCTGTTTATTCTTAAAGCCTCCGGAAAGCGCCAGCAAAGTGATGAAATGGATTTAGCATTTTCGCCGTAA
- a CDS encoding alanine/glycine:cation symporter family protein produces MSGMINAITSVLWGYILIYLLLGAGVYFTLRSRFVQIRHFIHAWKIMFASRRTAKNEISSFQALCTSLAAHVGAGNLAGVAIAIYIGGPGAVFWMWVVALLGMSSSYIENTLAQLYKTNNNDGTFRGGPAYYIQKALGLRWLGMLFSSLLLITFGFVFNMVHANSVAASVSVHSDISIEYIGLFFALITSLIIFRGIHTITRFAEIVVPFMALAYFLIAIVVVLMRLEDIPAVFSLIISHAFGLEQAVGGGIGYSVAQAIMQGVKRGLFSNEAGMGSGPNAAATATPWPHHPAAQGIISMTSVFIDTIVICTATAAIVLLSGQLETGNTLNGIQLTQASLGSIVGPWGQWFITGAVILFGFTSVVANYYYGESNLLFMKNNRKLLFLYRLIVVTLVYLGAVSSLESVWILADLSMGLMALINLVVIVLLSGPALQVLKDYDRQLQAGKTPVFNRRNFPFLHQTMDNDVWASGSDESDDSDEGGFSTSPETTSSEAASPKDIQNIDQLPDRF; encoded by the coding sequence ATGAGCGGTATGATTAATGCCATCACATCGGTACTCTGGGGCTACATTCTTATCTATCTGCTACTGGGTGCAGGTGTCTACTTTACACTGCGTAGCCGGTTTGTTCAGATTCGCCATTTCATTCACGCCTGGAAAATCATGTTTGCTTCCAGGCGTACCGCAAAAAACGAAATTTCCTCCTTTCAGGCTTTGTGTACCAGTCTTGCAGCTCATGTGGGTGCCGGTAACCTTGCCGGGGTGGCTATTGCTATTTATATCGGAGGACCGGGTGCTGTTTTCTGGATGTGGGTGGTGGCTCTGCTGGGCATGTCGTCCAGCTATATAGAAAACACGCTTGCTCAGCTTTATAAGACCAACAATAATGATGGCACTTTCCGTGGTGGTCCCGCCTATTACATCCAAAAGGCTCTGGGACTGCGCTGGCTGGGCATGCTGTTTTCATCCCTGCTGCTGATTACTTTTGGCTTTGTCTTTAACATGGTGCATGCAAACTCGGTGGCTGCATCTGTTTCTGTTCACAGCGATATCAGCATCGAATATATCGGGTTGTTTTTTGCACTGATCACCAGTCTCATTATCTTCAGGGGCATTCATACCATCACCCGGTTTGCAGAGATCGTTGTGCCATTTATGGCACTGGCTTATTTCCTGATCGCTATTGTCGTTGTCCTGATGCGTTTGGAAGATATTCCTGCGGTTTTTTCCCTGATTATCAGTCATGCCTTTGGTCTTGAGCAGGCTGTTGGCGGGGGTATCGGTTACTCCGTTGCCCAGGCCATTATGCAGGGGGTAAAACGGGGGCTGTTCTCCAACGAAGCGGGTATGGGCAGTGGCCCAAACGCCGCCGCAACCGCAACACCCTGGCCACACCACCCGGCAGCCCAGGGTATTATCTCCATGACCAGCGTGTTTATCGACACCATTGTTATCTGCACTGCAACAGCCGCCATCGTACTCTTGTCGGGCCAGCTGGAAACCGGTAATACCCTGAATGGTATTCAACTGACCCAGGCTTCGCTGGGCAGTATTGTAGGCCCTTGGGGTCAGTGGTTCATTACCGGTGCCGTTATTCTGTTTGGTTTTACGTCGGTCGTGGCTAATTATTACTACGGTGAATCCAACCTTTTGTTCATGAAGAACAACCGAAAGCTGTTATTTCTATACCGCCTGATCGTGGTGACACTGGTTTATCTGGGTGCTGTCAGCAGTCTTGAGTCCGTATGGATTCTGGCGGACCTTTCCATGGGGCTTATGGCATTAATCAATCTGGTGGTTATTGTTTTACTGTCAGGTCCCGCACTGCAGGTGCTGAAAGATTATGACCGGCAGTTACAGGCAGGAAAAACACCGGTTTTTAATCGCAGGAACTTTCCTTTCCTGCACCAGACAATGGATAACGATGTCTGGGCTTCCGGCTCTGATGAGTCAGATGACTCTGATGAGGGAGGCTTCAGCACTTCACCCGAAACAACTTCATCAGAAGCGGCTTCACCCAAAGATATTCAGAACATTGATCAACTTCCTGACCGTTTCTGA
- the dxs gene encoding 1-deoxy-D-xylulose-5-phosphate synthase, with protein sequence MFHEIPKTRPETPLLDNIDTPEQLRALHVSDLPALTRELREFLLYSVGQTGGHFGAGLGVVELTVALHYLFNTPEDRLVWDVGHQTYPHKILTGRKERMNTLRQKDGLAAFPKRCESPYDTFGVGHSSTSISAALGMAIAAKLKGDQRRTVAVIGDGSMTAGMAYEAMNHAADEKANVLVILNDNDMSISHSVGGLSNYLTKILSSKTYHHIREGSKKVLNSIPHAWELARRTEEHVKGMIIPGTLFEEMGFNYFGPIDGHDLPMLLHTLENLRDLEGPQFLHVVTRKGKGFAPAEQDPIGYHAITKLEPQKQQAPKPVVPKKPKYANVFGQWLFDMAGQDDKLVGITPAMCEGSDLLRFAEHFPDRYFDVAIAEQHAVTLAAGMACEGMKPVVAIYSTFLQRGYDQLVHDVAVQNLDVLFAIDRAGMVGEDGPTHGGCYDIAYLRCIPNMLIMAPGDEDETRRMLTTGHQFNGPASVRYPRGTGPGAVISKALEPLEIGKGEIRRQGKRVAILAFGTVLTNALKAAEQLGATVANMRFIKPMDTGLINELVKNHELLVTVEEGCISGGAGSAVNEYLNEQAMNVPVLNLGIPDRYIEAASHAQQLEECGLDPQGIVDSINDRLSREVLQTLALPHVARS encoded by the coding sequence ATGTTTCACGAAATACCCAAGACCAGGCCCGAAACGCCCTTACTGGACAACATCGACACGCCCGAGCAACTTCGCGCTCTCCATGTGTCCGACCTGCCTGCGCTGACCCGGGAACTGCGTGAGTTCCTGCTCTACTCGGTCGGTCAGACCGGAGGACACTTTGGTGCAGGCCTCGGTGTTGTGGAGCTGACTGTAGCTCTGCATTACCTGTTCAACACACCGGAAGACCGTCTGGTCTGGGATGTAGGTCATCAGACTTATCCCCACAAAATCCTCACCGGTCGTAAAGAGCGCATGAACACCCTGCGCCAGAAAGACGGTCTGGCCGCCTTTCCCAAGCGCTGTGAAAGCCCTTACGATACCTTTGGTGTTGGACATTCCAGTACCTCCATCAGTGCAGCCCTGGGCATGGCGATTGCTGCCAAACTCAAGGGTGATCAACGTCGTACTGTAGCGGTTATTGGTGACGGTTCGATGACAGCCGGTATGGCGTATGAAGCCATGAATCATGCTGCCGACGAGAAAGCCAATGTACTGGTGATACTGAACGACAACGATATGTCCATCTCACACAGCGTGGGTGGGTTGTCCAATTACCTTACCAAGATACTGTCCAGCAAGACCTATCACCATATCCGTGAAGGCAGCAAAAAGGTACTGAACTCCATCCCCCATGCCTGGGAGCTGGCCCGTCGTACCGAAGAACACGTTAAAGGAATGATTATTCCCGGCACGCTGTTCGAGGAAATGGGCTTTAACTATTTTGGCCCTATTGATGGTCATGACCTGCCCATGCTGCTGCATACGCTGGAAAACCTGAGAGATCTGGAAGGTCCGCAATTCCTGCACGTGGTAACACGCAAGGGTAAAGGGTTTGCTCCGGCAGAACAGGACCCCATTGGCTACCATGCCATTACCAAACTGGAACCTCAGAAGCAACAAGCCCCTAAACCTGTTGTTCCGAAAAAGCCTAAGTACGCCAACGTATTCGGACAGTGGCTGTTTGATATGGCAGGACAGGATGACAAACTGGTTGGCATTACGCCTGCCATGTGCGAAGGCTCAGACCTGCTCCGCTTTGCCGAACACTTCCCGGATCGTTACTTTGATGTCGCCATTGCCGAACAGCACGCGGTCACACTGGCAGCGGGCATGGCCTGTGAAGGCATGAAACCGGTGGTGGCCATTTACTCCACCTTCCTGCAACGGGGTTACGACCAGCTGGTACACGATGTTGCAGTCCAGAACCTGGATGTGCTGTTTGCCATAGACCGCGCAGGCATGGTGGGAGAAGACGGCCCGACCCATGGTGGTTGCTACGACATTGCCTATCTGCGCTGCATCCCCAATATGCTGATCATGGCACCCGGTGATGAGGATGAAACCCGCCGGATGCTCACCACGGGTCACCAATTTAATGGTCCGGCGTCGGTTCGATATCCTCGTGGTACAGGACCGGGGGCAGTGATCAGTAAAGCTCTTGAGCCTCTGGAAATCGGTAAGGGTGAAATTCGCCGTCAGGGTAAACGCGTGGCGATTCTCGCGTTTGGTACCGTTCTGACCAATGCGCTTAAAGCCGCTGAGCAGTTAGGCGCCACTGTCGCCAATATGCGCTTTATCAAGCCTATGGACACCGGCCTGATTAATGAACTGGTGAAAAACCATGAGTTGCTGGTCACCGTCGAAGAAGGCTGTATCAGTGGCGGGGCAGGTTCTGCGGTCAATGAATATCTGAATGAGCAGGCGATGAATGTACCGGTGCTGAATCTGGGTATTCCTGATCGTTACATTGAGGCTGCCAGCCATGCACAACAACTGGAAGAGTGTGGCCTTGATCCTCAGGGTATTGTTGATTCGATTAATGATCGCTTAAGCAGAGAAGTCCTCCAAACCTTAGCATTGCCACACGTAGCCAGATCCTGA
- a CDS encoding alanine/glycine:cation symporter family protein: protein MNEFIAPIIDSLNDLLYGSVLIYLLVGGGIFFTVRTRFVQFRRFGLAIKTMMGSRITADKSQISPFQAFCTSLAARIGTGNMAGVAVAIYLGGAGAVFWMWFIALLGMATSLAENVLAQIYKTNNGDGTYRGGPAYYIEKALGQRWLGVTFSISLIIAFGFAFNSVQSNSIAAAFSGYGIEPSLIGIALAVVSALIIFGGIRSISKVAEMIVPVMALGYLAIALIVVLMNVTELPAVFSLIFRSAFGFESAAGGAIGAAVVNGIKRGLFSNEAGMGSSPNAAAAAHSTHPVNQGLMGMLGVFLDTIVVCTATAAIILMSGMLDSGLTGIELTQAALSSQVGSWGGHLVALAILLFAFTSIIANYYYGESNLRFIIDNKGVLIAYRVAVLAMVIWGSVSSLPTVWNFADVSMGVMALINMVAICVLSSIVIQVLKDYDEQLDSGMTPVFNRSKFPFLDKTMDKDVWQEHNNSSTAGAAPIDVKPAFVAD from the coding sequence ATGAACGAATTTATTGCACCAATCATTGATTCGCTGAATGACTTGCTTTACGGCAGCGTGCTGATCTACCTCCTGGTCGGTGGCGGTATTTTCTTCACTGTTCGCACCCGTTTTGTTCAGTTCCGTCGCTTTGGCCTTGCCATCAAAACCATGATGGGTAGCCGCATCACGGCTGACAAATCCCAGATCTCTCCTTTCCAGGCTTTCTGTACCAGTCTCGCAGCCCGTATCGGTACCGGTAACATGGCCGGTGTAGCCGTAGCAATCTATCTCGGTGGCGCAGGTGCAGTATTCTGGATGTGGTTCATTGCACTGCTGGGCATGGCAACCAGTCTGGCAGAAAACGTTCTGGCACAGATTTACAAAACCAACAATGGCGACGGCACATATCGTGGCGGTCCGGCTTATTACATTGAAAAAGCCCTGGGCCAGCGCTGGCTGGGTGTCACCTTCTCCATTTCCCTGATCATCGCGTTCGGCTTCGCGTTCAACAGTGTTCAGTCTAACTCTATTGCTGCGGCATTCAGCGGTTACGGTATTGAGCCAAGTCTGATCGGTATTGCTCTGGCCGTTGTCAGCGCGCTGATTATTTTCGGTGGTATCCGTTCTATCTCCAAAGTAGCGGAAATGATCGTTCCTGTGATGGCTCTGGGTTATCTGGCGATTGCACTCATTGTTGTACTGATGAATGTCACTGAACTACCTGCCGTATTCAGCCTGATCTTCCGCAGCGCCTTCGGTTTTGAATCCGCTGCTGGAGGTGCCATTGGTGCAGCGGTTGTGAACGGTATCAAACGTGGCCTGTTCTCTAACGAAGCGGGTATGGGTAGTTCTCCAAACGCTGCCGCTGCTGCGCATTCCACACACCCGGTTAACCAGGGTCTGATGGGGATGCTGGGTGTATTCCTCGATACCATCGTCGTATGTACCGCAACAGCTGCTATCATCCTGATGTCCGGTATGCTGGACAGCGGACTGACCGGTATCGAACTGACTCAGGCAGCCCTGTCTTCTCAGGTGGGTTCCTGGGGTGGTCATCTGGTAGCACTGGCTATTCTGCTGTTTGCCTTCACTTCCATCATTGCTAACTACTACTACGGCGAATCCAACCTGCGTTTCATCATCGACAACAAAGGTGTCCTGATCGCTTACCGTGTTGCGGTACTGGCAATGGTAATCTGGGGTTCTGTGAGCAGTCTGCCAACCGTATGGAACTTTGCTGACGTTTCCATGGGTGTTATGGCACTGATCAACATGGTCGCTATCTGCGTTCTGTCCAGCATCGTGATTCAGGTGCTGAAAGACTACGACGAACAGCTGGACAGCGGTATGACTCCGGTCTTCAACCGCAGCAAGTTCCCGTTCCTGGATAAAACCATGGATAAAGATGTCTGGCAGGAACACAACAACAGCTCTACTGCAGGCGCTGCCCCAATCGACGTAAAGCCGGCTTTTGTCGCTGACTGA
- the ispA gene encoding (2E,6E)-farnesyl diphosphate synthase — protein MTLKDYITSCQQRVDDRLRQVIPASSDISLQLVEAMAYSVFNGGKRIRPVLAYAANRAVGGDHSSADAPACAVELIHAYSLVHDDLPAMDDDDLRRGKPTCHKAFDEATAILAGDALQTLAFETLCNPLLIPEGDYSAESRLKQLRCLAEASGHAGMAGGQSKDLHSVGKPLTADQLQHMHNHKTGALIRASVQMGALSHRFTPVDQLEQMDHYAKAIGLAFQVQDDILDVVADTKTLGKQQGADLALDKPTYVSLMGLEEAQAYARSLCDSAIDAIKDFDERASVLRQLAEYIIHRSH, from the coding sequence ATGACCCTTAAGGATTACATAACCAGCTGCCAGCAGCGGGTCGATGACAGGTTGCGACAGGTTATTCCTGCCAGCAGTGATATCAGCCTGCAACTGGTTGAAGCCATGGCCTACTCGGTCTTCAATGGCGGCAAACGGATTCGTCCGGTGTTAGCCTATGCCGCCAACCGGGCAGTGGGGGGCGATCACTCGTCTGCCGACGCGCCCGCCTGTGCGGTTGAACTGATTCATGCTTATTCACTGGTTCACGATGACCTGCCCGCCATGGACGACGATGACCTGCGCCGTGGCAAACCCACCTGCCATAAAGCCTTTGATGAAGCCACCGCGATTCTTGCCGGTGATGCTCTGCAGACCCTGGCGTTTGAAACCCTGTGCAACCCTCTTCTGATACCGGAAGGCGATTATTCGGCCGAATCCAGACTGAAACAGCTGCGCTGTCTGGCAGAAGCCTCAGGTCATGCGGGCATGGCGGGTGGACAGTCGAAAGACCTTCATTCTGTTGGTAAACCCCTGACAGCCGATCAGCTGCAGCACATGCACAACCACAAAACCGGCGCACTGATTCGCGCCAGTGTGCAAATGGGCGCACTGAGCCATCGTTTTACGCCTGTGGATCAGCTGGAACAAATGGATCACTACGCCAAAGCCATTGGCCTGGCCTTTCAGGTACAGGACGACATTCTGGATGTTGTTGCTGATACCAAAACTCTGGGGAAACAGCAGGGCGCAGACCTTGCACTCGACAAGCCGACTTATGTCTCCCTCATGGGGCTTGAAGAAGCTCAGGCTTATGCCCGGTCACTGTGTGACAGCGCCATTGATGCCATCAAAGACTTCGACGAACGGGCTTCTGTGCTTCGTCAGTTGGCGGAGTATATTATTCACCGCTCTCATTAG
- a CDS encoding carbohydrate porin: MLKKTLIANAVSLAVLCSATAAHANFGIENVQTMGYAKWGTLYTNNNDHNGGKGERNDVVRAGQGYGNYRLGNELNWWEAGVSMDLWRDGDTYFDTTLMLGSGEDWGDVSTIQMWSAGHGLFASQPDASVWIGERFYRRHEVHLADIKYWDTSSTGIGIENWNIGFGNAQVAWMSPDSSPDSRRDHEDESKNNKRTLHNIDLRVSDIQLSDSADLVVGVNYVLAQNTKFKTEPGENVTDSGYMFSTVYRQGWAHGNNTFAFQYGVDGLAGGLMSAEGGSDRKYSIGEDHDGHSWRVFNHGEVNVSKDFEIMYNVAYQDKRLDNKNGDKWFSIGARPQYQWSNTMATALEVGYESVKAQNGAGTNEMAKITLAQIFQAGSGVWARPSLRAFVTYAKKTDEWDRFDTHGESYRYGTATAIDKKKKNELIFGFNMETWW, encoded by the coding sequence ATGTTAAAAAAGACACTTATTGCTAATGCAGTTTCTTTAGCGGTTTTATGTTCGGCTACTGCTGCTCATGCCAATTTTGGTATTGAGAATGTTCAGACCATGGGTTACGCAAAATGGGGAACGCTTTATACCAACAATAATGACCATAATGGCGGGAAAGGCGAGCGTAACGATGTCGTTCGTGCCGGACAGGGCTATGGTAATTATCGTCTGGGTAACGAACTGAACTGGTGGGAGGCCGGTGTCTCCATGGATCTCTGGCGCGATGGTGACACCTATTTTGATACCACGCTGATGCTGGGCAGTGGTGAAGACTGGGGTGATGTCAGCACCATCCAGATGTGGTCAGCCGGTCATGGTTTGTTTGCCAGCCAGCCTGATGCTTCAGTCTGGATCGGTGAACGTTTTTATCGTCGTCATGAAGTACATCTGGCGGATATCAAATATTGGGATACATCCAGCACCGGTATTGGTATTGAAAACTGGAATATTGGCTTTGGTAATGCTCAGGTCGCCTGGATGTCTCCGGATTCAAGCCCTGACTCAAGACGAGATCATGAAGATGAGTCCAAAAATAATAAACGAACCCTTCATAATATAGACTTGCGTGTGAGTGATATTCAGCTCAGTGATTCGGCTGATCTGGTGGTGGGTGTGAACTATGTTCTGGCACAAAATACAAAATTCAAGACAGAACCGGGCGAGAATGTAACGGACTCAGGCTACATGTTCTCCACCGTGTACCGACAGGGCTGGGCTCATGGTAACAACACATTCGCCTTCCAGTATGGTGTTGATGGTCTGGCGGGTGGACTGATGAGCGCAGAAGGTGGCTCTGATCGTAAATACAGTATTGGTGAAGATCATGACGGTCACAGCTGGCGTGTGTTCAATCACGGTGAAGTGAACGTATCAAAAGACTTTGAGATTATGTACAACGTCGCCTATCAGGATAAGCGACTGGACAACAAGAACGGTGATAAGTGGTTCAGTATTGGTGCCCGTCCTCAATACCAGTGGTCAAACACCATGGCTACTGCACTGGAAGTGGGTTATGAATCGGTCAAAGCACAGAATGGTGCCGGAACCAACGAAATGGCCAAGATCACCCTTGCCCAGATATTCCAGGCGGGTAGTGGTGTCTGGGCAAGACCTTCATTACGGGCTTTCGTAACCTACGCCAAAAAGACAGATGAATGGGATCGCTTTGATACCCATGGCGAGAGCTACCGTTATGGTACTGCTACAGCAATAGACAAGAAGAAGAAAAATGAGCTGATCTTTGGCTTCAATATGGAAACCTGGTGGTAA